In one Phyllostomus discolor isolate MPI-MPIP mPhyDis1 chromosome 8, mPhyDis1.pri.v3, whole genome shotgun sequence genomic region, the following are encoded:
- the TNFSF9 gene encoding tumor necrosis factor ligand superfamily member 9: MSSNSDAVPDPEAPRPLAQRRHGCVPLPWALSIALVLFAAAGAAYVIRTWVVPRGSASPGPSPAPDSRLPEVPEFLPDARARLPDSTQGEGVFAQLVAGDALLTDGLLHWYSGPGLKGVFLAPGLSYDEHTQELVVAEAGIYYVFLHLELQRVVASAGSGSVSVALHLQPLGARGVGAAALALTLDLPSPSSEARDSAAGFRGGLLHLSAGQRLGVYLKAAAGVHPAWQLAQGATVLGLYRVSTKVPAGLHS, from the exons ATGAGCTCCAACTCGGACGCCGTCCCGGACCCCGAGGCCCCGCGGCCGCTCGCGCAGCGCCGCCACGGCTGTGTCCcgctgccctgggccctgagtATCGCGCTGGTGCTGTTCGCCGCCGCCGGCGCCGCCTACGTCATCCGCACCTGGGTGGTGCCCCGAGGCTCCGCTTCGCCGggccccagccccgcgcccgaCTCGAGACTCCCCGAGGTCCCCGAGTTCCTTCCCGACGCCCGCGCTCGCCTCCCCGACTCCACGCAG ggCGAGGGCGTGTTCGCGCAGCTGGTGGCCGGAGATG CCCTGCTGACCGATGGACTCCTGCACTGGTACAGCGGCCCTGGCTTGAAAGGTGTGTTCTTGGCACCTGGCCTGAGCTATGATGAGCACACGCAGGAGCTGGTGGTGGCTGAGGCTGGCATCTACTATGTCTTCTTGCACCTGGAACTGCAACGTGTGGTGGCCAGCGCTGGCTCTGGCTCCGTCTCCGTTGCCCTGCACCTGCAGCCACTGGGTGCAAGGGGTGTAGGGGCTGCAGCTCTGGCCCTCACCTTGGACCTGCCATCTCCATCCTCTGAAGCCCGGGACTCAGCAGCTGGTTTCCGGGGTGGCCTGCTGCACCTCAGTGCTGGCCAGCGCCTGGGTGTCTACCTCAAGGCTGCAGCCGGGGTGCACCCCGCCTGGCAGCTTGCTCAAGGTGCCACGGTCTTGGGCCTCTACCGAGTGTCCACCAAGGTCCCCGCTGGACTCCACTCTTGA
- the CD70 gene encoding LOW QUALITY PROTEIN: CD70 antigen (The sequence of the model RefSeq protein was modified relative to this genomic sequence to represent the inferred CDS: inserted 1 base in 1 codon; deleted 1 base in 1 codon), whose amino-acid sequence MMRSEEGSTRTLCLRWAHSQKIVLLLVFFVFVMCCIVCWTPRTAQCHLKPTEQDIAELHLNYTGPRQDPRLLWKGDPALGRSFLHGPQLDNGQLRIQRDGIYRFHIQVTLANCNFSSKITETQEPXLAVGICSPTTHSITLLRRNFHLSCTVSSQRLTPLVHGDTLCTNLTLPLEPSQNADETFLVFTGYNP is encoded by the exons ATGATGAGGTCAGAGGAGGGCTCCACCCGCACGTTGTGCCTGCGCTGGGCGCACAGTCAGAAAATTGTTCTGCtgcttgttttctttgtcttcGTGATGTGCTGCATCGTCTGCTGGACGCCCCGCACAGCGCAGTGCCACCTTAAGCCGACTGAG CAGGACATAGCTGAGCTTCATCTGAACTACACAG GACCACGGCAGGACCCCAGACTGCTCTGGAAGGGAGACCCAGCACTGGGTCGCTCCTTCCTGCATGGACCACAATTGGATAATGGACAACTGCGTATTCAGCGTGATGGCATCTACCGGTTTCATATTCAAGTGACTCTAGCGAACTGTAACTTCTCTTCAAAGATAACTGAAACCCAAGAGC TTCTAGCTGTGGGCATCTGCTCCCCAACCACCCACAGCATTACTCTACTACGTCGGAACTTCCATCTCAGTTGTACAGTTTCTTCCCAGCGCCTGACACCCTTGGTCCACGGGGACACTCTCTGC ACCAACCTCACTCTGCCGCTGGAGCCATCCCAAAATGCCGATGAGACCTTTTTGGTGTTCACTGGGTACAACCCCTGA